A single window of Dermochelys coriacea isolate rDerCor1 chromosome 14, rDerCor1.pri.v4, whole genome shotgun sequence DNA harbors:
- the LOC122455421 gene encoding zinc finger protein 436-like — MEEPYKMSLTRSKGNVSESPEQEKTPRSPGDSEAQQQNTPEESKSAHSGRGVRKRKGTIVRRRTFMGERPNICIECGKSFLQSSDLINHRRIHTGEKPYKCIDCGKSFSVSSNLIRHQRTHTGEKPYNCPDCGKNFTDKSTLTQHQRVHTGEKPYKCIDCGKSFSRSSHHKRHLRSPPGKRQGKCTHRESTTVGKVKETKASKKRTSTIEIPNTCAECWQSFSQNSDLVKHMRIHTGEKPYECPDCGKRFNVSSNLIRHQRIHTGEKPYTCSDCGKSFTDKSTLTQHYRIHTGEKPYICTYCGKSFSHSSHHKRHEKIHKGRNSVSFLPLWPYPTQTF; from the coding sequence ATGGAAGAACCATACAAGATGTCTCTGACAAGATCCAAAGGCAATGTTTCTGAGAGCCCTGAGCAGGAAAAAACCCCTAGGAGTCCAGGAGACTCAGAAGCACAGCAGCAAAACACTCCAGAGGAAAGTAAATCTGCTCACAGTGGGCGAGGTGTGAGGAAACGCAAAGGCACCATCGTCCGCCGGAGAACATTCATGGGGGAGAGGCCCAACATCTGcattgagtgtgggaaaagcttccttCAGAGCTCAGACCTTATTAATCATCGGCGAATCCAtacgggagagaaaccctataaatgcattgactgcgggaaaagcttcagtgtcAGCTCAAACCTTATCCGACACCAGAGAACgcacacgggagagaaaccctataactgccctgactgtgggaaaaacttcacGGACAAGTCTACCCTGACCCAGCACCAGCGCGTCCATACGGGTGAGAAGCCCTATAAATGCATCgactgtgggaagagcttcagccGCAGCTCCCATCACAAGAGGCATCTGAGGAGTCctccagggaagaggcagggtaaaTGCACCCACCGGGAAAGCACTACTGTTGGGAAGGTCAAAGAAACCAAAGCGTCAAAGAAGAGAACCTCGACCATCGAGATCCCCAACACTTGCGCTGAATGCTGGCAAAGCTTCAGCCAGAACTCGGACCTGGTCAAACACatgagaatccacacaggagagaaaccctatgaGTGTCCTGACTGTGGAAAAAGATTCAATGTCAGCTCAAACCTGATCAGACACCAGAGgatccatacaggagagaaaccctacacatgctctgactgcgggaaaagcttcactgaCAAATCCACTCTGACCCAGCACTACCggatccacacgggagagaaaccctacatATGCACTTACTGCGGGAAAAGCTTTAGTCACAGCTCCCACCACAAAAGACATGAGAAAATCCACAAGGGAAGGAACTCGGTGTCCTTCCTGCCATTGTGGCCCTACCCCACTCAAACGTTCTAA